Genomic DNA from Azospirillum brasilense:
CGAACGACGTGCTGGTGCATGGCCGCAAGCTGTCCGGCATCCTGCTCGAGTCGGAGGCCGCGGCCGGGGGAGGGATCTCCTGGCTGGTCCTCGGCGTCGGCATCAACCTGCGGCATTTTCCCGAGGGCACGGATTACGCGGCGACCTCGCTGGCGGCGGAAGGTGCGCCGGCGCTCCAGCCCGCGGCTCTGCTGGAAATCTATGCGGAGCAGTTGGCGCGCTGGTATGGGCTGTGGACGGAGCATGGCTTCGGCCCGGTGCGCGCCGCTTGGTTGAAGCGGGCGCGGGGTCTGGGCGAGCCCATTGTCGTCCGTCTGCCGGACCGCACGCTGACCGGCACCTTCGCCGATCTGGACAGCGACGGCGTTCTGTTGCTTGATCGGGATGACGGGGCGGGGCGCCAGCGCATCGCCGCCGGAGACGTGTTTTTCCCACCCGCGGTGGAGACCTGAGAGATGCTGCTCGCCATCGACGCCGGAAACACCAACGTGGTGTTCGCGATCTATGAGGGCGACCAACAGCGCGGCCTGTGGCGCACGGCGACCGACAAGAAGCGCACCGCCGACGAATACATGGTGTGGGTGACCCACCTGATGGCGCTGAAGGGGCTGGGCCCGGCGGACATCGACAGCGCCATCATCGCCAGCGTGGTGCCCGGCGCCACCTTCAACCTGAAGCGCCTGTGCAAGGATCATTTCGGCTGCGAGCCGCTGGTGGTCGGCCAGCCCGGGGTCGATCTCGGCACCCGCGCGCTGGTGGACCGGCCCGACGAGGTCGGCGCCGACCGGCTGGTCAACACGGTGGCGGCGGCCGCCACCTACAAGACGCCGCTGATCGTCATCGACTTCGGCACGGCGACGACCTTCGACGTGGTCGACCGCGACGGCAACTACCGCGGCGGCGTCATCGCGCCGGGCCTGAACCTGTCGCTGGAGGCGCTGCAGATGGCGGCGAGCAAGCTGCCCCGCGTCGAGATCCAGCAACCGGGCCACGTCATCGGCACAAACACCGTCGAATGCATGCAGTCCGGCGTCTTCTGGGGCTATGTCGGCCTGATCGAAGGGCTGGTCAACCGCATCCGGGCGGAGTACGGCGAGCCGATGACGGTCGTCGCGACCGGAGGGCTGGGTGTGCTTTTCGCCAAGGCAACCCATGTAATCGAACACACCGACGGCGAACTCACGCTGCGCGGCCTCCTCCTGATCCACAAGCGCAACACGGCCCAATGACCCATCCCGACTCCGCTCCCTCCGTCCACCCGGTCGAGGGAGACGGCGACCTGTTCGCTCCCGAGGACGACGCGCTCTACTTCCTGCCGCTGGGCGGTTCGGGCGAGATCGGCATGAACCTCAACCTCTACGGCCATCGCGGCAAGTGGTTGATGGTGGATCTCGGCATCTCCTTCGCGGACGACACGATGCCGGGGCTGGACGTCATCATGCCGGACCCCGCCTTCATCGCGGAGCGTCGGCACGACCTTGTGGGCATCGTGGTGACGCACGCGCACGAGGATCACCTGGGGGCCATCCAGTATCTGTGGCCGCAACTCCGCGTGCCCGTCTACTGCACGCCTTTCACCGCCGCCGTCCTGCGCGCCAAGCTGCACGAGCGCGGGCTGGCCGGGGTGGTGCCGGTGCACGAGGTGGCGCTGGGCAGCACCATCGAGGTCGGCCCCTTCTCCGTCGAGTATGTGACGGTCACCCATTCCATTCCCGAGCCGAACGCCCTGGCGATCCGCACCGCCGCCGGCACTGTGCTGCACACCGGCGACTGGAAGCTCGATCCCGAACCGCTGGTGGGGGAGGCGGCCGACGAGGAGCGGCTGCGCGCCATCGGCGACGAGGGCGTGCTGGCACTGATCGGGGACAGCACGAACGCTCTGGTGCCAGGCAGTTCCGGGTCGGAAGGGAGCGTGCGCAAGACGCTGACTGAGCTGATCGGGCAGTTTCCCGATGTGCGCGTCGCGGTGAGCTGCTTCGCCACCAACGTCGCGCGGCTGGAGAGCATCGCCCACGCCGCGGCGGCGCACGGGCGCCACGTCGCTCTGGTCGGGCGGTCGATGTGGCGGATCAACGAGGCCGCGCGCTCCAACGGCTACCTCGCCGACCTGCCGGCCTTTCTGACCGAGCATGACGCCAACTACGTGCCGCGCGACAAGCTGGTGCTGGTGTGCACCGGCAGCCAGGGGGAGCCGCGCTCCGCGCTCGCCCGCATCGCGTCGGACGACCATCCCCAGGTGTCGCTGCAGCGCGGCGATGTGGTGGTCTTCTCCTCCCGCGAGATCCCAGGCAACGAGCGGGCCATCGGCCGCATGCAGAACCTGCTGGTCAGTCAGGGCATCCGCATCGTCACCGCCGACGAGGCGCCGGTCCACGTCTCCGGCCACCCGGCGCAGGATGAGCTGGTCCGCATGTACCAGTGGGTGCGCCCGCGCATCGCCATGCCGGTCCACGGCGAGCAGCGCCACCAGCTGGAGCACGCCAAGCTGGCCCGCGCCTGCCAAGTGCCCGAGGCGCTGGTCCCCTGCAACGGCGACCTGATCCGGCTGGCGCCCGACGCGCCGCCGCGGGTGGTGGCCCAGGTCCGGGCGGGCCGCATGGCGCTGGACGGAAAGCGGCTGATCCCGCTCGACACCGGGCTGATGCGGGCGCGCCACCGGATGGTCCACAATGGCGCCGCCGTGGTCACGCTGGTGATGAACGGGAAGGGCGAGCTGGTGACCGCGCCACAGATCGCGGTGATGGGGCTGCTCGACGACTCGGCTGACCGCGACATGCTGCTCGACGTGGTGGACGCGGTGCGCGAGGCCGTCGCCGAGATGCCGAAATCGGCCCGCGCCGACGACGAGCAGGTGCGCGCCGCCGCCCGCATCGCCGTCCGCCGCTGCTTCAACGCGACGCACGGCAAGAAGCCGGTGACGGACGTTCATCTGGTCCGTGTATAAGCGAATCCGACTTTACGCCTTTCGGGAGGACCCATGATCGGGAAGCTGAACCACGTCGCCATCGTGGTGCCGGATCTGACGGCGGCGACGGCGCTCTACCGCGACACGCTGGGCGCGGCGGTGTCCCAACCGATGGACCTGCCGCCGCACGGCGTCACCGTCGTCTTCGTCACGCTGCCCAACACGAAGATCGAGTTGCTCCACCCCTTCGGCGAAAAGTCGCCGATCGCCGGCTTCCTGGAAAAGAACCCGTCGGGCGGCATCCACCACATCTGCTACGAGGTGGACGACATCCTGGCCGCCCGCGACCGGATGAAGGCGCAGGGCGCCCGCGTTCTGGGCGACGGCGAGCCGAAGATCGGCGCCCACGACAAGCCGGTTCTGTTCCTGCATCCCAAGGACTTCTGCGGAACCTTGGTCGAGCTGGAGCAGGCCTGAGACGGAGGGAGGCTGCGATGGGCTGGGTGACGGGCATCAGCGTCTATGTGGTCGTCTGGTGGGTGGTGCTGTTCGCGGTGCTGCCCTGGGGCGTGCGCACCCCGGCCCAGCCCGAGCCGGGCATGGCGAGCAGCGCCCCGGAACGCCCGCGCATCCTCCTGAAATTCGCCGCCACGACCCTGGTCGCGGCGGTGGTGTGGCTGGTCATCTTCGGCATCGTGCAGTCGGACCTGATTTCCTTCCGCGAGATGGCCAAGCCGCACTGATCCCCCTCCTGGATGGAGCCTTCGCGTGAGCCTGACCTATTGCGACGCGGCACCCGGCCACGCGCATCACGGCCCCTACCATGACACCGAGTACGGATTCCCCAGCGCCGACGACCGGGTGTTGTTCGAGCGGCTGATTCTGGAAATCAATCAGGCGGGCCTGTCCTGGTTGACCATTCTGAAGAAGCGCGAGGCCTTTCGCGCCGCTTTCGACGGTTTCGACATCGACCGCGTCGCCGCCTACGGCGAGGCGGAGCGGGAACGGCTCCTCGCCGATCCGGGGATCATCCGCAACCGGCTGAAGATCGACGCCGCCATCGAGAACGCCCGGCGGATCGTGGCCTTGCGAGTCTCGCACGGGTCCTTCGACGGCTGGCTGCGCGCCCATCACCCCCTGGGCAAGGCGGATTGGGTCCGGCTGTTCAAGCGCAGCTTCCGCTTCACCGGCGGCGAAATCACCGGCGAATTCCTGATGAGTCTCGGCTACCTGCCGGGCGCGCATCAGCCCCATTGCCCGGTCTGGTCCCAAATCGCCACGCTCGATCCGCCTTGGATGGCCGCCGTTCGGCAGGGGTTCACAGGATACGACGCTCAAAGAACGGGCGTAACGCAGCCCACGACGTAATCAACCGCCCATGTCTTGGGCGAAATCCGCGAATTCTTCGCCGACGACTTGGAATGGTCAAAAATCAGTCTTGTCATCAGGTGGGGTCGGGTTCAATGTACTTGGTGTGACGAGAGGGGTTCTTCCCTCTTTTCCGACGCCTGGTGGCGATTCCTCCCTAAACCTCGGGCCGCGCCGCGATCGCCGCGCGGTCCTTTTTTCGTCCGGGGCCGCTCACGATGCCCGCGCCGGCGTTCGTCCGTAGGCAGACGGAACGTTGTGCTTCGGTACAGAATGAATTAACCCTTTGCGGGTATAGCTCATCCAACTGTGCAGGAGGCGGGCGAGCGTCCGTTCCGGCTTTGGATTCACATGCGGCGGCGTTCGCAGCCGGAATTTGCGGCCGTCAGCGGGGAGAACGATGCCGAGGCGCCGATGACCGCGGGTGATAACGAGAAGTTCGAGCAGTTCGCGGCCATTCTGACCACCGAGCTGCTTGACCGCACCCGCAAAAGTCTTGAATTGCTGACCCCCGAAGAGCAGCCGGCGGCCAAGCTCCCCTTTGCCCTGACCCCGTCCTTTCAAGAAATCTACGCCGAGCTGGTGCGCGTCGGGATCTTCCCGGTCCTGCTCAGCCGCCGTCCTGTGCGGGCCATCGTCGGCGACGTGGATTGGCCGCGGGACGGGCGCGACTATCTGCTCACTGTGCTCGACGACCGCTCCAACGCCGTCTTCACCGCCTGGGACTACGCCTGGGACGCGTTGTGGGACGAGCGGAAGGTGGGGGCCGACAGCGGCTCGTCGGCGCCGGCCAAGAAGAAGGGATTCTTCGCCTCGCTGTTCGGTCGCAAGGCGGACAAGCCGGAACGGAAGGCCAGCGAGCAGGGCGCGGAGGGCGATGTCATGGCCGGCCTTTACACCATGCTGAACGAGCAGGCCGAGCGTCGCGGCTACCTGCCGCTGTTCCACGACGACATCAAGGTGTTGAAGGGGCTGATCCGCGTCAAGCCGGCGCGCATCTTCCAGGCTTGGAAGGAGATCAACCAGTACCATCACCAGGAATTCTATCTGTCGGGCCAGGACCAAGCCAAGCCGGGGGTGACCTCGGACTGCCTGCAGAAATGGCATTACAACCTGCCGGACCGGATCGGCGAGTTCCTGGTGCTGAAGGCGGCCGTCGACATGGAATTCGTGAACAAGCCCTTCCTCGGCAAGTACATCCGCCAGTCGGCCCGCACCCAGGAGGAGGCCGAGAAGGGCATGCCCTATCTCGCCACCTACTGGAAGTCCATGAAGCAATCCGCCGCCGCCCAAGGCTGAGGTCCGCCATGATCCGCCGTTCCGCCTTGTCCCTCGCCGCTCTGCTGGCGCTGTCCGGTGAGGCGGCGGCGCAGCCGGTCGACCTGTCCGCCTGCCAGTTCCTGACCGCCCACCGGCCGGCGGCCGGGGTGGAGTACACCCCGGGCGTGGACGTGACCGGCAAGGCGGTGGCCCCCGCCGATCTGCCGGGCTCCGCCGGCGCCGCGCCGCCGCTGGAGCGCTTCGACATCCCTGTGACCGTGGATTTCGCCCGCCGCATGGGCTTCCCGGTGCCGCAGGGAGCGGCGGCGCCGGGCGTCGAGGTCGGCTATCTGACCTGGTACGCCAACCGGCTCTACTTCAACGGCCAGCCGATCGGCGCGCCGAGCGAGGCCGAGGTCTACGCCTATTGCCGCACCGTCCGATAGGGCGGTCCGCCCGTCGATGCACGCCGTGACGATGGACAAGCGCGCGGTGGCTTCCTAAAGTCCCTGTCCCTGTTGCGGCCCGGCGCACCGCCGGACGAATCCCCTCGAAACCGAGAGCAGAGCCATGCGGCTGTCCACCTTCTTCCTGCCGACCCTCAAGGAGACCCCGACCGAGGCGCAGATCGTCTCGCACCGCCTGATGCTGCGGGCCGGGATGATCCGCCAGACCAGCGCCGGCATCTACGCCTGGCTGCCGCTGGGCCACCGGGTCCTGAAGAAGATCGAGCAGATCGTCCGCGAGGAGCAGGACGCCGCCGGCGCCCAGGAGCTGCTGATGCCGACCATCCAGTCGGCGGAGCTGTGGAAGGAAAGCGGTCGCTACGACGACTACGGCAAGGAGATGCTGCGCATCACCGACCGTCACGACCGCGAGATGCTGTTCGGTCCCACGAACGAGGAGATGATCACCGACATCTTCCGCGCCTTCGTGAAGAGCTACCGCCAGCTTCCGCTGAACCTCTACCACATCCAGTGGAAGTTCCGGGACGAGATCCGTCCGCGCTTCGGCGTGATGCGCGGGCGCGAGTTCCTGATGAAGGACGCCTACAGCTTCGACATCGACGCGGCCAGCGCCCGGCGCTCCTACCAGAAGATGTTCCTGGCCTATCTGCGCACCTTCGCCCGCATGGGGCTCAAGGCGATCCCGATGCGCGCCGACACCGGCCCCATCGGCGGCGACCTCAGCCACGAGTTCATCATCCTGGCCGAGACCGGCGAGAGCGGCGTCTTCTGCCACAAGGATTGGCTGACCCTGGACGTGCTGCAGAACGCCCCGGGCTTCGACGAGGACCTGCAGCCCTTCTTCGACACCTACACCTCGATCTACGCGGCGACCGACGAAAAGCACGAGCCCGGCAACTGCCCGGTCGCGGAGTCGGATCTGGTGTCGGCCCGCGGCATCGAGGTCGGCCACATCTTCAACTTCGGCACCAAATACTCCAAGCCGATGAACGCCGTCGTCGCCGGTCCGGGCGGCGAGCCGGTCCCGGTGGAGATGGGTTCCTACGGCATCGGCGTGTCGCGCCTGATGGGCGCCATCATCGAGGCCAGCCACGACGACAACGGCATCATCTGGCCGGACGCCGTGGCGCCCTTCAACGTCGGGCTCGTCAACCTGAAGGTCGGCGACGCCGAGACCGACCGCGTCTGCCAGGAACTGTACTACAAGCTCCGCGCCAACGGGCTGGACGTGCTGTACGACGACCGCGACGAGCGTCCGGGCGTGAAGTTCGCTGACATGGACCTGATCGGCCTGCCGTGGCAGCTCGTCGTCGGACCGCGCGGCCTGAAGAACGGCGTGGTCGAGCTGAAGCGCCGCGCCACCGGCGAGAAGCAGGAGCTGTCGGTGGACAGCGCTCTGGAGAAGCTCTCGGCGTAACACCGTGGGGCGGGGGAGCGGGCGCCTTGGAAGGTCGCTGGAAGGTCGCCCTTTTCCTGCCACGGTTAAGCACTTATGTTGCGGGGCGGCGGACTGGTTGCGGTCCGCCGCCTTTTGCTTTTGCCGGGCCTTTGTCGCCCGCCCTTCGCTCATCGGGAGCCGCATGATCTTCTCCGCCTTCGAACGCATGGTCGCGATGCGCTATCTGCGGGCGCGCCGCCAGGAAGGGTTCATCTCGGTCATCGCGGGATTCTCGCTGCTGGGCATCGCGCTCGGCGTGGCGACGCTGATCATCGTGATGTCGGTGATGAACGGCTTCCGGGCGGAGCTTCTGGGCCGCGTGCTCGGCTTGAACGGCCACCTCAACGTCTACAGCAGCCGCGGCGGCCCGCTGCCCGATTACGACCCGCTGGTGCAGCGCCTCCAGGGCGTGCCCGGCGTCGTCGGCGTGACCCCGACGGTCGAGGGGCAGGCGCTGGTGTCGGTGCGCGGCGTCGCCTCCGGCGCGGTGGTGCGCGGCGTGCGGCCGGAGGATTTCCGGGTGCGCCCGACGCTGTCGCGCAACATCGTGCGCGGCACGGCGGAGGCCTTCGGCGAGGACAACATCGCCATCGGCATCCGCATGGCGCAGCGGCTGGGTCTGGCGGTCGGCGACCAGCTCACCCTGATCGCGCCGCAGGGCAACGTCACCGCCTTCGGCACCGTGCCGCGGATGCGCAGCTTCACCATCGGCGCCGTGTTCGACGTCGGCATGTTCGAGTACGACAACAGCTTCATCTTCCTGCCCCTGCCGGAGGCGCAGGCCTTCTTCCGCACGGGCGAGGCGGTGACCTCGCTGGAGGTCTTCGTCAGCGACCCGACCCAGATCCGGGCGGCGCGCGACGCCATCCAGTCGGCGGTGGCCGGGGTGGGGCGCGTGGTCGACTGGCAGCAGTCGAACGCCAGCTTCTTCACCGCGCTCCAGGTCGAGCGCAACGTGATGTTCCTGATCCTCTCGCTGATCATCACGGTGGCCGCCTTCAACATCATCTCCAGCCTGATCATGCTGGTGAAGGACAAGGGGCGGGACATCGCCATCCTGCGCACCATGGGCGCCACCCGCGGCATGATCATGCGCATCTTCTTCCTGTCCGGCGCCTCGGTGGGGGTGGCTGGGACGCTGGTGGGGGTGGCGCTGGGCGTGTCCTTCGCGCTGAACATCGAGACGATCCGCCAGGGCATCCAGGCGCTGACCGGCACCAACCTGTTCAACGCCGAGATCTATTTCCTGTCGCAACTGCCGGCAAAGATCGACTGGTCGGAGGTGGTCCAGGTCACCCTGATGGCGCTGGGCCTGTCCTTCGCCGCGACCATCTACCCGTCCTGGCGGGCGGCGCGTCTCGATCCGGTGGAGGCCCTGCGCTATGAGTGAGCCGATGCTGGAACTGTCGGGGATCGTCCGCACCTTTGAGCAGGCGGGGACCGAGCTTCAGGTGCTGCGCGGGGCGGAATTGACCGTCCACGCCGGCGAACTGGTCGCCCTGGTCGGCCCGTCGGGCGCCGGCAAATCGACCTTGCTGCACATCGCCGGCCTGCTGGAGCGGCCGACTGCCGGCACCGTGCGGATCGCCGGGACCGACGTGTCCGCCCTGGACGACGGCAAGCGGACGGAGGTGCGCCGCCGCTCGGTCGGCTTCGTCTACCAGTTCCACCACCTGCTGCCGGAATTCTCCGCGCTGGAGAACATCGTGCTGCCGCAGATGATCAACGGCGTTCCGAAGCGCACCGCCCGCGAGCGCGCCCTGGAACTGCTGTGCATGGTCGGGCTGGAGCCGCGCGCCGGCCACCGCCCGGCCCGCCTGTCGGGCGGCGAGCAGCAGCGGGTCGCCATCGCCCGCGCGCTGGCCAACGGGCCGGGCCTGCTGATCGCCGACGAGCCGACGGGCAACCTCGACCCGCACACGGCGGAGGGGGTCTTCGCCATGCTGACCACCATCGTCCGGCAGGCGAGGGTCGGCGCCCTGATCGCCACCCACAACCTGGAACTGGCGAACCGCATGGACCGGGTGTTCGAGATGAGCGACGGTCTTCTCGTGGAGCACGCCAGGGTTTGATCGGCGTCACGTCCCGCGCCGCGTGATCGGCCAAACCGCGTAAGAGTGGCATCGCCGTTCGGTGGATTGGTGATCGGTGCGTCCTGGGGCAGACTTCGCGCAACCCAACAAGGAGGGACCGGAGTCCATGGATCAGAAGATCATCGATCTGTACGACGAGTACACCCACCGGCCGCTGCCGCGCCGCGTCTTCCTGGAGCGGCTGGCGGTTCTGGCGGGCAGCGCGGCGGCCATTCCGGCGATCCTCTCCCAGATCGAGCCGAACTACGCCCTCGCCGCCGAGATTCCGGAGGACGACAGCCGGATCGCCACGGACCGGGTCACCTTCCAGGGCGCGACCGGCGACGTTCAGGCCTACCGGGCCCGGCCGAAGCTGGCGGAGCAGGCGCCGTCTGTGGTGGTGGTCCACGAGAACCGTGGCCTGAACCCCTACATCGAGGACGTGACGCGGCGGCTGGCGGTGGCCGGCTTCGTCGCCATGGCCCCGGATCTGCTGTCCCCGCTCGGCGGCACCCCGCAGGACCCCGACCGTGCCCGCGAGATGATCGGCCAGCTCGACCCCGACAAGACGGTGAACAACCTGATCGCGTCGATGAGCGACCTGATGGCCTACCGCTACTCCAACGCCAAGGTGGGGGCCATCGGCTTCTGCTGGGGCGGCGGCATGACCAACCGGCTGGCCATCAAGGCGCCGGACCTCAAGGCGGGCGTCGTCTTCTACGGCCCGTCGCCCGATCCGGCGCTCGTCACCACGATCAAGGCGCCGCTCCAGCTCCACTACGCCGGGCTGGACAACAATGTGAACGCCAAGGTCCCGGCCTATGAGGAGGCCCTGAAGAAGGGCGGCAAGTCCTACGAACTCTTCATGTACGACAACGTCAACCACGCCTTCCACAACGACACGTCGGCGGAGCGCTTCAACAAGGAGGCGGCGGACCTCGCCTGGGGCCGGTCCGTGGAGTTCCTGAAGAAGAAACTGACCTGAGCGGTCATGAGCGGTGGGTGGCGGGCCGTGCGGAGGGCAGCTTCAGCACGGCCACCGCCAGCCCGGCGAGGACGAGAAGCGCGCCCCCCATTTTCAGCGGGGTGAAGCTCTCCCCCAGGAACAGCGCGCTGGAGCTCATGCCGAAGACCGGCACCAGCAGCGAGAAGGGCGCCACGAGGCTCGCCGGGTAATGGCGCAGCAGGAAGCCCCAGGCGGCGAATCCGAACAGCGTCGCCCCGAAGGCGATGTAGGCCACCGCCCCGACGCCCAGCGGAGTCAGATGGGTCAGGGCCTGCCACGCCCGGTCCGGCCCCTCCATCCCGAGCGACAGCAGCAGCAGCGGGATCGGCGGCACCACGCTGACCCACAGCATCATGCGGAACAGGTCCGGCGCCTTGGCCTGCTTCATCAGCAGGTTCGCCACGCCCCAGGTGGCCGCAGCGGCCATGACCAGCCCCAGACCGAGCAGCGAATCGCCCGCCGGCATCTCCAGCGCGATCAGGCCGATCCCGGTGAAAGCCACCGCCATGCCCAGCACTTGTTTCGGGCCGGGCCGCTCCCCCAGCACCAGGGCGGCGAACAGGGCGGTGAAGAAGGCCTGAGATTGCAGCACCAGCGACGACAGCCCCGCCGGCATGCCGATGTCCATCCCGACGAACAGCAGCGAGAACTTCACCACGCCCAGCACCATCCCGATGCCCAGGATGAAGCGCCAGGGCACCGGCGGACCACCGCGAACCCCCAGCACGAGAAGCGGCAGCGCCGCCAGCGCGAAGCGCAGGGCGCAGAACAGGATCGGCGGAAAGTCGGCGAGGCCGACCTTGATGGCGACGAAGTTGAAGCCCCAGATCGCCGCGACGGCGACGGCAAGGCCGATGTGGGCGGTGCGCATGGGGCGGAGGCTAGAGGCGGGCAACCCGTCGGTCAATGTGGTGTCCGATGCACCCACTGCGGGTCAGACCCCCGAATCTCCTCACTTATCCGTATGCAGGATGCGGCACTCGTCCAGGGCGGCCAGCGCCCAGGAGGAACCGCCCAAATTGACGTCGCCGATCTCCGTCCCGCCGCCGTCCCGTTGCAGGGTCACCGCGCGCGACCGCATGAAGGGTTCGAACAGGTCCTCGTATTTCGGCAGCTCGACCGGGACGACCACGCCGCCGTCGGGCAGGGGGCTGGCCTCCAGCGCCATGGTCTCGCCGTCGGGGAAGATGGCGGTCAGGCGGCTTTCCGTGTCCTTGCCGGCCTGGGCGTGCTGGTCGGCGTTGACCAGCATGGCCGCTCCCTTCGCCGTCGCCCGGAAGGAGAGGGGGGAGGAGTCGTCGGTCCGCGTGGCGTAGCAATAGGCCGAGCCGGTCTTGGTGGCCGGATGCGCCCGCACGACCCAGCCCTTGTTCTGCGCGACGACGCGCCCCGGCGCGTCGGACAGGGGGGAGGCGGGCGTAACGGTCGGCGGCGGCCGGTGGGTCTGCTCCGCGGACGGCGCGGGGGCGCCGGTGGTCTGGCAAGCCGTGAGGAGCGTGGCCGCCAGCACCGCCAGGACGGCGCTGGAGCGGATGCGGCGCATGGAACGGGTCATTCTCGGGTCGTGGCTCTGCCTCTTTCGATAGCACGAACACGCATGATCGGGGAATCTTCCCTTGCCCCCGATCGGGTTGGCGCATCGCCGCATGGCCGGGCCCGCGCTTGGTCCCTTGCAGTGCGGGACGGGATGCGCGACGACTAAGGGGAGACGTCCCCCTTCGCTGGAACCGGTGCCCATCCCCGCCATGCCCCACGCCGACTTCATCCACCTGCGCGTCCATTCCGCCTATTCCCTGTCCGAGGGCGCCATCAAGGTGAAGGAGCTGGTCAAGCTCTGCCAGAAGAAGGAGATGCCGGCGGTCGCCGTGACCGACACC
This window encodes:
- a CDS encoding EamA family transporter, whose protein sequence is MRTAHIGLAVAVAAIWGFNFVAIKVGLADFPPILFCALRFALAALPLLVLGVRGGPPVPWRFILGIGMVLGVVKFSLLFVGMDIGMPAGLSSLVLQSQAFFTALFAALVLGERPGPKQVLGMAVAFTGIGLIALEMPAGDSLLGLGLVMAAAATWGVANLLMKQAKAPDLFRMMLWVSVVPPIPLLLLSLGMEGPDRAWQALTHLTPLGVGAVAYIAFGATLFGFAAWGFLLRHYPASLVAPFSLLVPVFGMSSSALFLGESFTPLKMGGALLVLAGLAVAVLKLPSARPATHRS